Genomic window (Scleropages formosus chromosome 16, fSclFor1.1, whole genome shotgun sequence):
CCATTAAAACTCCATTAACCACAGCCCTCTGCGACGTCTATTCTCGCATTTCCGGTCCGGTCAAGGTGGCTTCCTCTCCTAATCTTCGTTTTGTAACGGCAGGGCCAAGAGTGATCTTTCACTCCAGTTAAAACGGTTACTTAGCGACGTGCAGTCGCTCTACTTGTCTAGATGGCATCTTCAACAtaactatttttaaaagctaTAACATTAGAGGTAGCACTTCTTCGACCTCAGCCTGGTCTCCGTGATGTTTCCAGTTAAGAAGATTTCCCAAACCGGTACAGTGACTAGtggtttacatttcttttctgactctccaacaacaataataatatctgctgctgtgttttcctacactgtttttttttgttttgtttaaatggaCTCTTCTTCTTAGTTTACTCTGGCCTGGTTTCACACAAGGACGCCGGAATCAATGTATAAATTGAATGAAGCATAAttttatgtgtaaatatatttaatgcatGGTGACTGTGTGTGGTCCGCGCTGGGCTGCACGCGCTGCCCGCCACGTGCAACGACggagctctgtctgtgtctttgaCAGCGAAGCAGGGACCTCGCTGTTCTACCGCAGTGATCAGAAAGTAGGGCAAAGTTCACAGCCAGCAGCAGCGCTCGCGCTCACTTTATTCATGTTGTTGTCAAAGACTGAGTGGGTGTGACTCTCATTTTCTCTCCCTCGGGGTTTTCATGCGCAGTTGAGCAGTGTTGACTGATTATTAAAGGGGTTTTCAGGTTACAGTTTTTACTCACAGTTCTAGTACTGTAACACTGTTACATTTTGGAGCCTAACAAATCTCTCCTGAAGgatttttcatgtcattttctcccccccaccccagctgttgtttttctccaagattcacaatgttaagctgcacttatttacccatgtataccaATGGGTAAtgttttttagggtaagtaccttgttcaggggtactacagccagaggtgggattcaaaccggcaaccttcgggttaaaaggcagcagctctaaccactacactaccagccatacCGTTTACCCCTAAATCTCTGAATATGGTTTAAAAGCTCCATCCACTCTTAGAGTCCAGTGTAGTGATTTACACTTCAGGATTATAATTGACAACCGGATGTTGCATCTCAGAATACGTTGTGTAGTGGGACAGCTATcgccttgcagtctgaaggttgtCAGTTAGAGTCCCACTCCCGCTGTAGTATATTTTATCAAAGTTCctaataccctgctgtacaaatgggtgattCACTGTAAAGTTACTTGTCTTGTAAGTGACTTTGCATTAATGTGCCAGGAAGAGATTAAGGGGGAATCGTCCTGAATTTTCCTCTTGCAGCACGGAAGTACGTGCGCATTCTGAAGGCCTTTCAAGGGGAGTGTCTGCCGTCCTACCTGTGTGCATCGAGATGGTCCTCCACGACAGCCCCAGCACCGCGCATCACCACACACTACTCCGTCTGTCCCAGGGACAAGGACGCACGTTGGGAAGGTACGGTGCAGAGCGGACACCTGAAAAACAGCGCAAGTTTGACTGTTTGTCTTCCTCCTCTACGTATAAAGAGTGTTAAATTAACGATTATGTCTGAAAGTGTATTAGAGGGAATTAAACAGCTCAgtctatttttctttcattggcTATGGGAAtgtgagtgtatttttttttgcatgagtGTGTACGTTTGACGGTGGACGCCGTGTTTTTGTCTAGGTGTGACGATGGAGCGCTTCGCCGACGAGGCCGATGTCGTGATTGTGGGCGGCGGCCCTGCCGGTCTCTCGGCCGCCATCCGTCTGAAGCAGCTGGCCAACCAGCACGACAAGGAGCTGCgggtgtgtgtggtggagaAGGCCTCTCAGATCGGTGCTCACATCCTGTCCGGAGCCTGCCTGGAGCCGAGTGCCCTCATCGAGCTTATTCCGGACTGGAAAGAGAGAGGAGTAAGTGCTGCAGGTTCGAATGGAATGGCAGCCAGAGTGAAACCGCACTGTTCACCTGTGCTTCTGATGGATCGAGTCTAGTCCAACTCCATTGGAACTCCATTGGGTAAATAGGTTTAATTAAGGCGTTAGACAGCTAAGTATTGCACTGCTCCTCAGAAACAAGAACCGTGGGCTTCCGGGACTGTAGTTAGTGGCATCGGACATGACTTTATGGAATAAACcgtcatttaaaaaaactgggctgtgggttcgaattcaTCTCCATCTGTGcggagtttcctctgggtgctctggtttcctcccagtctaaaTTATGTCTAATGAATTTCGGGTGAACCGGCgactttgttttcctgtttgtgtgtgtgagagtgagtgagtgattgatCTCCCTGCCGTAGACTGGTgttccattcagggtgtacccagcCTCGCAACCTATGTTTCTAGCATATGTTGTGGACTGCGGTGACCCACCTTGGACAAGTGCTTATTGATAATGGTTATGTGAATCAGTGCTTGGAAACTATTGAAACTTTAGATAGACAGATCAGTGCTTATATGTGTTACAATCTTCAGTAAGTGCACATTTGAATATGTGGAATGCACTGttgcatgtttttcatgcaAACTGTTAATGCAAATTGTCTTTATTTGAAGGCCCCTCTAAATACACCAGTTACAGAAGACAAGTTTggaattttaacaaaaaagtatAGAATCCCAGTTCCAATTCTCCCTGGTGAGTTCCATCATTATTGTCAGATTTTATTTCCACCGAGTAGCAAAGATCAATGTAACTGTGCATTAGACGAGTTAGATCTCATGTGGTAAAATTGCGTATTGTGTCTAATGTGAAACGATGCAGGGGTTTACCTGATAAGTTGTACCTTATTTACATGGTCCACGCatggtttgtgtgtttgcagggCTCCCCATGAACAACCATGGGAACTACATAGTTCGCCTGGGACATCTTGTACGCTGGCTGGGGGAGCAGGCAGAGGAGCTTGGCGTGGAGCTGTACCCTGGTTACGCTGCTTCGGAGGTAAAGCGTTGGTACCACGTGAGGCCGTCCGGAGCAGTCGAGCCCCTTACAGGGGATGTGCGGAGGGAGGTTGCTGATGCCTGAGTTTCTTTAACCCTACAGGTTCTGTTTCACGAAGACGGCAGCGTGAAGGGAATCGCTACAAACGATGTGGGAATTTCTAAAGACGGATCACCCAAGGTAGGGATTTGGCAAATGCCTGTTTCACAttaagtacaggtggtcctcgaatTACAATGGGGTTCTGATTCAGTGACTTCATCCGTACGTCGCAAACCCCCTTAGAACTGTTATACGTATAAACCTAGTTTGAGGGcatctggtagcgtagtggttagagctgctgcctttggatccacaggttcaatctccagccgtggtactcttaagcaaggtatttgcttggagaaaagggtcagaaaACCGTAAGACTATATAAACAATTGACAAgctttttcatgtttctttaattttacgTACTATTCCTCTTAATACTAATAATGAATATACAGTTCAATTTTGTTTTGAAGTCacacttatttttatgttttattattttctgtatctattgtcttttgctttttctttcctgcactGCCAGACCACTCCAGTTTTTGCTTGTTAGCAGTTCTGGAATTGGCTGGAATGGAAGGAAACTTCCTGTAAATAAAGCGTTGTATTTGTAAATGAAACGCAGTCGCTGACCGACACACCGACTGAGTCGAGAAGAAACGTAGAGCCTTGTGGCAGCGGCATGGTCAGTCCATGTTCCCACACGTGTTGAGAACAAACATCAGAGCTCAAAAATAATGTAAGGTTAAAGGGATGGCTGTCCGAAATCCTGCTCATCGTACGTCGCATATGTTGTGACTCGAGGACCACCTGCATGCATTTtgtcagacagacacacacaaagaaaactaCCCATATCCCGCAGGAGCGATGTGTTATAAACTGAAGAGTATGATCTGCTCAAGGTGTGTCTTGGGTTTCCTGTGTCCTGCTGTGCAGGACGTGTTTGAGAGAGGAATGGAGCTCCACGCCAAGGTGACGGTGTTCGGCGAAGGCTGTCACGGACACTTAGCGAAGCAGCTTTACAAGCGTTTCAAGCTGCGAGAGAATTGTGAACCTCAGACGTACGCCATCGGGCTGAAGGAGGTACCGCTGCTCCGTGCGTCGCCTCACGTGTGCATTTTCCCGCACCAGTTTCTCGAAGTTCATGCTCTTTGTAGTTTGTCCACCGAGGAGTGTATTTATAAAACTTCTCACTTTTTGATCCATCACGACATGCTCCTTCTGTGCTTCTGCTGCAGAATTCTCTTGGAGATCAAGAGAAAAGCGTGGAAATATTGCTGCACtaaacatttttctcctgaaTTTACCCAAGTTGTGGCTTATTGATGAGAAGAACTGGAGACCCGGGAGGGTGGAGCACACTGTCGGCTGGCCCCTGGACAGGAACACGTATGGAGGCTCGTTTCTCTACCACTTGGATGAAAAGGAGCCATTGGTGGCCTTGGGCCTTGTGGTGAGTGGGTTGTCTTGGGGTTAAGACAACTGCATGGGTAcattatttactattattatt
Coding sequences:
- the etfdh gene encoding electron transfer flavoprotein-ubiquinone oxidoreductase, mitochondrial, which produces MFPVKKISQTARKYVRILKAFQGECLPSYLCASRWSSTTAPAPRITTHYSVCPRDKDARWEGVTMERFADEADVVIVGGGPAGLSAAIRLKQLANQHDKELRVCVVEKASQIGAHILSGACLEPSALIELIPDWKERGAPLNTPVTEDKFGILTKKYRIPVPILPGLPMNNHGNYIVRLGHLVRWLGEQAEELGVELYPGYAASEVLFHEDGSVKGIATNDVGISKDGSPKDVFERGMELHAKVTVFGEGCHGHLAKQLYKRFKLRENCEPQTYAIGLKELWLIDEKNWRPGRVEHTVGWPLDRNTYGGSFLYHLDEKEPLVALGLVVGLDYQNPYLSPFREFQRWKHHPSVASTLKGGSRISYGARALNEGGFQSVPKLTFPGGVLIGCSPGFMNVPKIKGTHTAMKSGMLAAECIFQTITDENFESRTAGIHVPKYEESLKNSWVWKELYSVRNIRPSFHSYFGLYGGMIYTGIFYWILRGKEPWTLKHIGEDSNQLKPAKDCTPIEYPKPDGKLSFDLLSSVALSGTNHEHDQPPHLTLMDDSVPVAKNLAVYDGPEQHFCPAGVYEYVPLESGDGMRLQINAQNCVHCKTCDIKDPSQNINWVVPEGGGGPAYNGM